A window of Cytophagia bacterium CHB2 genomic DNA:
GCTCGCCCACCCCGGTTTTGCGATGAAATTTCCAATTGTGCCACGGGCAAACGATGAAGTCGCCGTCCAGCCGACCTTGTCCTAACGGCCCGCCCACATGATTACACACGCCGGACACGGCGCCGAATTCACCGTCCCGATAAGAAATCGCGACCGGCGTTTTGCCGAGATGAATTTCAGTCAAGGCTGACTTTTGAAATTCCTCGATCGGGCCTAAATCCTGCCAAGCATCTTGCGCCATGAAAGCCTCTGAGGTTGTTTCAATCCGCGCCTTCCAGTTTTGGAATTTTGCCGAGAACTTGCGCTATAGTCATGGCATTGATCACGCCTAGATTCAACGCCTTAATGCCGCTCTCGATTTTTGCGCGATCACCGACGATAACAATCGCAATTTTTTCCGGGTCAATATATTTTTGGGCAGCCGCCTGCACCTCGGCCTTCGTCACCGCCAGGATTTTCTGCACGTATTCGTTGAAATAAGTATCCGGGAGGTTGTATTCGACCAACTCAGAAAGTTCTCCCGCAATCTGGCCGGTCGTTTGAAAATTGCTGGGATAGCCGAGCGCCACATAATTTTTTGCGCGGGCCAACTCTTCGTCGGGAATATCGCCCAAGATGCCGCGCAGCTCTTTCATGAACTCGGTCAAGGCTTTGTCAGTCACATCGGTTTGTACGTTCGAATAGGCGATAAACGCGCCCGGCTGCGGCCGCAAATTAAAAGTCGAGCCCGCGCCATAAGAATAACCATGTTGCTCGCGCAAATTTTGATTCAAGCGCGAGGTAAACGAACCGCCCAGAATCGTGTTGAGCACGGTTAAGGCGTAATAATCCTCGGTCATGCGGCTTGGGCCGATGCGCCCGATACGAATGACGGATTGCGCGGCGCCCGGTTTGTCAATGAGATGAATCTGCCGGCTTTCCACCTGCTTCGTTGCCGGCCATGCCGCCGCGCCTGCCGCCTTATCGCCTTGCCATTTGCCGAACGCGGCTTCAAGCTTTGATTGAATTGCATTGGGAGTAACATCACCCACCACGATCAAAGTGGCATTAGCCGGCGTAACATTTTTGCTGTGGTACTCTTTGCAATCTTTCGCGCTGAAGGCGCGCAAAGACTTTTCGTCGCCGCTGGCCATGCGGCCATAGGGGTGTTGCTCACCGAACATGACACGATTAAAGGCCGCGCTCGCAATCGCAGTTGGTTCATCATGCGCCTGCGCCAGGGAGGTTAAGCGCTGCTTGCGTTGGCGTTCCAATTCTTCGGCCGGAAACGTTGGCCGCAAAGCGACGTCTGCCATGATCGCAAGCGCCGCCTCGACGCGTGCAACCAGCGTATGCAACGAAATTTGCGAGGTATGCAAGCCTGCGCCGGTTGACAGGCTCGCGCCGAGAAAATCGATTTCATCCGCGATTTGCAGAGCATTGCGGCTGCCCGCGCCTTCGTCCAACATCGCAAAGGTCAAGCTCGCCAAGCCAACCTTTCCAGCGGGATCCATCACGGAGCCGGTTTTGATTTGGAGAATAATGTCAACCACTGGCGCCTGATGCTTTTCCATCAACACGACCGGCAGGCCGTTGGAAAGCTTGAAACGCTGAATCGGCGCGGTTTTGAGCGCGGGCGGTTCACCAAGAGCCGGCGGTTTGCTGCGGTCAGGCGTTTGCGCGAAAAGGTTCGTTTCCGCAAGAAGAAAGATCGCAATCAGACAAAAGCATACAGTCATGGCACGCGTCTTGGATTTATGATTAAATGCATACATAAGCGTTAGCCTTAGTAGTGAAGAATGATGAGCCGATTCTGAATTCACCAAATCGCATTAATTATTCTGAGGTGGGGCCGCATTCACCACCTTACCTCCCACGCCCAGTTCCTGTTTGCCGGCGGGCACCACACTGAGAATGACGCGCGCCTCGTTGCGCAAAAATGTCATCACCGCGCTGCGCAAATCTTCGGGATCAATGGCCTTGTAGCGCGCCAAATCCTCATTGAAATAATCGGGATTGCCCGTGCGCATGAAGTAGGAATTCAATTGATCTGCTTTGCGCGATACTAGCTCAAGCCCGCTGAGATAAGAAGACTCATATTGATTGATGGCGCGCTGCACCTCGCGCGGTTGTGGCGGCTCTGTTTTCAGCCGATCAATCTCTTCTTGTATTACTTTCTCCAACTCCGCCAACGTATGCCCACTACGGGCTGTTGCCATGATGATAAAGCTGGAAGCCAATCCGCCCGAGTTTTGAAATGCTGAGACATCTTGAGCAATCTGCAAATCATAGACGAGCCGCTTGTACAGCCGCGAGTTCTTGCCGCCGGCAAGCACGCTTGCCGTCAAATCCATTTCCGCATCGCCAGGCGAAAACAGCGGCGGCGTGAGCCATGCCATATAAAGCCGGGGCAACTGCACGCGATCTTCGAGTATCAACCGCTTCTCTTCATTGAGATAAGCCGGCGGCACGGTTTGCGGCGGTTCTTTGGGGCGACCTTTGACATCGCTGAACCATTTTTCCACCATCGCCTTAACAGCTTTTGGGTCGATGTCGCCTGCGATGACCAAACTCGCATTGGCTGGTGTGTAATATTTTTGAAAAAACTCAACCACATCTTCATACGAAGCCGCGCTCAGATCTTCCATATAACCGATGGTCGGCCAATGATACGGATGATTCGGCTCATACAAATTTTCGCCGAGCGTCGGAAATGCCAGACCATAAGGCCGGTTCTCATAGCTTTGCCGGCGCTCATTTTTGACGACGTCGCGCTGGCCATCGACTTTCGCAGGCGACATCGCTTCGAGCAAAAATCCCATGCGATCCGACTCGAGAAACAAGGCAAGTTCAAGGGCGCTGGTGGGAATTTCTTCGTAGTAATTCGTGCGATCGGGGTTCGTCGAGCCGTTGTTGTTGCCGCCCGCCGCTTCGAGCCATTCGTCAAAGGCGCCTTCCGGCACATTTTTCGAGCCTTCGAAGAGAATATGCTCGAACAAATGCGCAAACCCCGTGCGCCCGGGCTTTTCGCTGCCGGAGCCGACATGATACCACACATTCACGCTCACGGTTGGCGTGGTGTGATCTTCATGCAGAATTACCGTCAAGCCGTTGGGTAAAGCAAAACGTTCATACGGGACCCGAAGCGCGGCATCTTGCGCCAGGGCAGCAGTAAACGAGAGCAAAAAGCACAACCAGATCGTCTTCATCAAATACCCTTTCAATTATGTCCCGATCTAGGAAGAGATCGAACTTCAATAGTTGCCGGTGGCGTAGAAATGGAAAGAAAATGAAGCTGTTCGTCGGCCACAACCCATTGGCCCTCGGAAAACGGGCGAGCGCGGCGCGCAACCAAAATGACGGGAGGCTGATTAAAAAAGCGCTGTAACGTCAATCTGGTCGATAAAATCCCAAGGCGCAGACGCACCACCAGCCACGATGCAATTAAAAACAACAAAACCTTTTTGCGCCACGAGATATTCTCCTAACAATGCGATGATCAAAAATCTACATCAAATCCCTGCGGGAAGCAAGCAGGAATTGCCCACTAGTAAACTGTTACCTTAATTTTTTGTAGTCCCACCCCCTTGTGGGGTGCTATTGCAGCCAATAAATTCGCGGGTTGGAACAATGCCCCACAAGGGGTGGCCGGAAAGTCAATTTTTGCTCAAAACTCCTGCTTCGATTCAGGTGGTTAGCATCACGGAAAATAATCAAGCCCACGCGCCTTCCCAGCCCAGTTCGTTGGCCGGTTGCGGTTCTTCCTCCCGGACAAGCTGCTGCCGTTCGCGATACAGATGCACCTGTCCGGCATACAAAGCGAGTTCGAGT
This region includes:
- a CDS encoding insulinase family protein, which encodes MYAFNHKSKTRAMTVCFCLIAIFLLAETNLFAQTPDRSKPPALGEPPALKTAPIQRFKLSNGLPVVLMEKHQAPVVDIILQIKTGSVMDPAGKVGLASLTFAMLDEGAGSRNALQIADEIDFLGASLSTGAGLHTSQISLHTLVARVEAALAIMADVALRPTFPAEELERQRKQRLTSLAQAHDEPTAIASAAFNRVMFGEQHPYGRMASGDEKSLRAFSAKDCKEYHSKNVTPANATLIVVGDVTPNAIQSKLEAAFGKWQGDKAAGAAAWPATKQVESRQIHLIDKPGAAQSVIRIGRIGPSRMTEDYYALTVLNTILGGSFTSRLNQNLREQHGYSYGAGSTFNLRPQPGAFIAYSNVQTDVTDKALTEFMKELRGILGDIPDEELARAKNYVALGYPSNFQTTGQIAGELSELVEYNLPDTYFNEYVQKILAVTKAEVQAAAQKYIDPEKIAIVIVGDRAKIESGIKALNLGVINAMTIAQVLGKIPKLEGAD
- a CDS encoding insulinase family protein, translated to MKTIWLCFLLSFTAALAQDAALRVPYERFALPNGLTVILHEDHTTPTVSVNVWYHVGSGSEKPGRTGFAHLFEHILFEGSKNVPEGAFDEWLEAAGGNNNGSTNPDRTNYYEEIPTSALELALFLESDRMGFLLEAMSPAKVDGQRDVVKNERRQSYENRPYGLAFPTLGENLYEPNHPYHWPTIGYMEDLSAASYEDVVEFFQKYYTPANASLVIAGDIDPKAVKAMVEKWFSDVKGRPKEPPQTVPPAYLNEEKRLILEDRVQLPRLYMAWLTPPLFSPGDAEMDLTASVLAGGKNSRLYKRLVYDLQIAQDVSAFQNSGGLASSFIIMATARSGHTLAELEKVIQEEIDRLKTEPPQPREVQRAINQYESSYLSGLELVSRKADQLNSYFMRTGNPDYFNEDLARYKAIDPEDLRSAVMTFLRNEARVILSVVPAGKQELGVGGKVVNAAPPQNN